CTTGCACGTATCTTTTTTTCGTGTTATCTTACACATAGTCGTTTCCATTTGTAGGTTTTTTTCCTTTTTTAAACCTACCAGAGGCCTTTCAGATCTCATTTCTTTCATACTAAGTTAACAGAGCCTATTTATTCTTTTTAATCCCTGTATTTAGTTTGGCTCTTCTTAAACCAAATTCAAGGAAGTTTTCACCGTATTTATTCATTTCATCACTAATTTTATAAGATAGAATTTTTGACGGATTTATGATTTTTTCGTATTCCTTATTTATTGTATCTACATATTTTTTATATTTAGCCTTCTTATCCATGGCCTCTGCAATATATCTAAGTTTCCTAAATATATTCTTACTCCAATCCTGTAATGTGATCTCTTGATTATTATAATCCTTCATGAGCAGATTGCAGTCCTTACCATAAAGTGCAGCCATCTCATGATTTTTATCGGTTAAGTCTAATATTTCATCAGTTATTTCCTCTGGGCTTTCAAATAAACAATAAAGCATAAACACCTGCATAAAATATAATTGTCCTATGGAAATTCCTACTTTTTCAAAGGGGTTGATATCTAAAATTCTAATTTCTATATAATCTACCCCCTTCTTACTAAGGGCTTCCATATGGGTTTCGCCCTTTTGTAAAACCTGTTTAAATCGTACATAGGAGTATAACTCCCCTTCTGATTGGAGTATGTTATCATTTAACTGTACCTGTTCCCCTAGGTTGTAAATTCCTAATTCTGAAAAGAAATTGCTTTTTGTTGCCAATAGTCTTTTCACATCTTTTATATATCCTTCCAAGTTGTTATATGTAACTTTGTATTTATTCTTTGTGCTATTAGCATACCCAAGGGAACTAACCCTTATGGAAGTAGCATAATTAAAATCCCCTTCACTTAAAGGAGCATAACTTTCATCAAAATTAGGGGATGCCCCAAAAAGATAGATTAAAATCCACCTATACTTTAGAAAATTTCTCGCCATAGCAAAATATATCTTGTCAGCAAATACTCTTTTATCAGTATTACCCCCAAAGTTTTCAAATAAATATTGTATGAATTCCTTCCCAAAAGAAAAATTATAATGGATACCCGATATCATTTGCATCTTTTTCCCATATCTTAAAGCTAGGCCTTTTCTATAAACTTCTTTTGTTTTCCCTTCTATTGAATTGCTAAACTTTGAGATAGGTATCTCCTCTTCCCTAGGAAGTCTTGGGGGCATACTCATAGACCATAGGATTTCATTTTCAAGAACATCTTCTGCTTTCTTGTGAATCTCACTTAACTCCCCATAGGCCTCTTCTATAAGATAATGGGGGGATGTAATAAACTCCAACTGACTTTCCCCAAAATCCGTCGTTATATGAGGATTTTTTAACTTATCTCCTAAAGCACTTGGGTGATTGGTTAGGGCTATATCTCCAGTGGTGAGAATTCTATGGGTTTCTCTTTCTAGTCCCCACTTTCCATCTAATAGCAAATTCGTTTTATCATCATAATCAAATAATCTCAATATATTATAAAAATTCCAATTCATAGATATCCTCTTATTCTTATATGTTTTGTATGTAATTATATTTATATTATATACGAATTCATAATAATATCCATATAAAAAATTGTAATTAAATATTTAAATCTATAAATCATAAGTCAAATCTAAAATAAGACAAGGTGCGCCTACAAATGATTGTTCATAAACTATTCATATTTATATTATATAATTTATTTACTAAACTTAAAATAATAGGAGACGCTTAACATGGGATTTTATAATTGTGGATTCAACAATATGCGTGGACTAAGGTATATGCATGGTCACCGTTCTTTCGGGATGCCTCTTATGATTTTATTATGCATTGCTATAGTTGCAGCAGTTATATATTTTTTAATGCGAAATCGTTCTTCGGTTTCTACTATTAATAATGTTGCGGTTTCTTCCCCTAAAAAGGAAGCATTAGATATTTTATTAAAGCGTTATGCTGGTGGTGAAATTTCCGAGGAAGAATTCGAAACAAAAAGAAAAAGAATATATCAGGAACTTTAGTTAATAAATGCCCCGATAATGTATAAAACATACATTATCGGGGCATTTATTAACCTACTTATTTAAAACCTATAGCCTTAGATGGGCACTTTTCAATAACCGGTCTTAGTTTTTTTATTTCCATATCATCAACTTTGACTTTCTTCCATCTTGCCTTCTTATCTACCATTTCAAAATGCTCTGGGGATAACTTTTTACATAAGCCACAGCCAATACAATAATCCTCATCAATTCTAACCTCGGTTATTTTACTTATATCTACTTCTTCTTCATCTGGGATATCTTCTTTTTTAACGAATAAGCTTACAATACAAGCCATTATGATTATGGATATTACAGTTAACACCCATCGGATTCCCATAAACTTAGGCCCTAGAAACTTTGCCTCATTGGCAAGCATCGGTATTTTTATAACCGCCCAGGAACTAAGTATAATAACTATATTGCCAATACTTGCTCCTTTTTTAAGAAGCATCTTGCTTATAGGAAATGCCGCATAAATAGGACCTGCCGAAAAACTTCCCAGCAGAAAAGAAAAGAAACTTCCCTTAATTCCTGCTTTTTCACCAAAACCATTCATAATAACTTCTTTAGGTACCCATGCCTCTATAATAGCTGTTAATATGAAAATAACAGGCATGATTTGTAGCATTTCATATACATAATACATACTGTTTTTTACCGATACATCAGCCTTATCAGGCATTACTATAAACAGAAAAATGTATGCTAATACTACGGCAGTTAATAATTTATTCTTTTTAATAATTCCTACTGCCTTCACATAATCACCCCCATCACTAATGCTATACCCATGGCAAATACAAAACTAAGAATATTGCGGGCTAATGTAAACTTAACACCAAATTCCTTGCTTTCCAAAGGAAAGGTTACAATACCTACCATGGTTAGAGTGGTTAAAAATGCCACTGCCGGGACTATGCTGGCTCCTACGTTTACGAAGGAACCTACCAGTGGGAATGCCACAAAAGCAGGTATTAAAGTTATGCTACCCACTAATGCTGCAATAACTGTTGAAAATAAAACATTTCCACCACCGAGCATACTGCTTATGGTTTCTGGTGGAATAAAAGTTAGTACCAATCCTATTAAAAACAATATGCCAATAATCTGCCCAGCCATATTTTTCATCATACCACTAGACATTTTCATAGCATCTATGGTCTTTTTCTTGTTTTTTATTAAAGAAGTTATAAATGCTATTATTGCTATTACCCATAAAATCTTTGTAAATATATCCACCCAATCACCCCCTATAATTTTTCGGATTTGGTGACTTCACTACAAAGAATTCCAATACTTCATCGTAGTTGTTTCCCACATTCATCTTTACATTGTAAGGTATATTAATTATTTGACCCCTTTGATACTCATGAGCTTTCTCCTCATCCAACCGTATGGTCAAGGTTCCCCTAACAATAATCATATACACATTGGAGTTTGAATAATGCTCTGGCAAAGCCGCTCCCTTAGGTAGCACCATATGATTTAAATTAATATTTTCATCGTCTATGATTCTTTCAATTCTTTTGTCATCTATGATGCTATAGTTATACTTTTTCTCCAACATAAAATCCCCCCTTTCTTAATTTGTAACCTTATATTATAATAAACTCAAAATATAAACAGTTACCATGGTAACACATTTAATAAAAGGTGATTTTATGAGTATAAAAAACTATATAAACATTTTAACTTTGACGGGGCTTTTTAACGGATTTTCTTCTTCTGAACTTCTTAATATATTTGAAAAAAATCAATATATCATTTCCAAGCATAAGAAAAATAATATCATTCATTTTGAAAGTGAAAAATGTATTTATTGGGATATTATTTTAAAAGGAGAAGTTATCATTCAAAAGATTGATGAAAAGGGTAATGTCTTGACGGTTACCGAATTTAAGGTAGGGGATAATATAGGAGGCAATCTATTATTTTCAAAACAACCCTATTATCCTATGAGTGTCCTATCAAAATCAAATGTAGACATATTACACATTAATAAAAAACTGGTTTTAGAATTATGTCAAAATAACCAAGATTTTTTAATCCGGTTTTTGACTTGTATTTCAGATAAAACCGCTATTCTCACAAGTAAAATAAAATCTATCTCAATGAAAACCATAAGAGAATCTATCGTCGAGTTTTTAAAATATGAATACTACGCTCAAAATAATCCAAAGATAAAAATCAATATGACAAAAAAGGAATTGGCTGAAAAATTAGGGGTGCAAAGGACCTCCCTATCTCGAGAGCTTGGTAAAATGAAAAAAGATGGCTTGGTTTTGTATGATCAAAAAACCATTACCATCTGTGATTTGAAAATGATTAAAAAAACTTAGGCTCATTAATCGTTGGTCAAATTTCCGTCCCCGCTTACTGGTATTACCTCCCCTATATATTTAGGTTTAGGCTTAAAAATCCCATATGTGAAATCCTTTACCCTTGCCAACACTTCCCGAGCATTCCTATAATCTTGTCCTATGTACTGCCTTGGATCAGAAGGTACCCCATAAGCTTCAAGACCTAAACTTTTAGCTACATATAGGGCACGATATAAATGATATTCCTGAGTTACTATGAAAATCTTTTCTGCCTTAAAGATATCCCTTGCCCTATATATACTTTCATACGTAGAAAAACCTGCATGATCCATAAAAATATGTTCCGATGGTACTCCTAAGTCTATGGCAAATTTCTTCATCACGTTGACTTCGTCGTATTCTTTTCTCCCATGATCTCCACTCATTAATAACCTATCTGATGCACCCATATCATATAACTCAATTCCTTGTAGCAATCTATCTTCTAACATATGGCTTGGGGTACTGTTATTCCAAATACCTGCTCCAAGAATAAGTATGCAATCCGCCTTAAAATCTATATCCTCTACACTAGGAATAATCTTATCCTTAACAGATACTTGCACATAATTATTTATGCCAAATACGGTTACTATGCTTACAACAACAGTTGCTACACTGATTAATAAGACCTTTTTTATCCATCTTATAAATCTTCTTATTCTTAGCCCTGTAGAAATTCTCATTTTGATTCTCCCATCTAAATTTCATTTATGTATGAATTTTAAATAAATTAGTTTACAGATTGCCCTTTAATATTAATGATACAATAATTTAGTCAATTATTCCATAGTATACTTTTGCAATATTCAATAATACATTGTCTATCGTAATTATAAACATATTAATTTTTATTATCCTATTACTATTCGAAAGCTAAAAGGCCTGTCAGCCAACACTTTCACATTGAAACAAATGTGGAAATGTAGACAAACAGGCACTATATTAAAACATTTCTATGCTTCTTTCTAAAATTCCCTCCATATGGGCTATTAGTATACCATAATTGGTTATGGGTATATTTTGATCTTGGGCAGATTTTATTCGATATTTCATCTCTCTTTCATTTAACATACAGCCACCGCAGTGGATAATAAGCTTGTATTTGGATAAATCCTCGGGGAACTGCGTCCCCGATGTAAACTGGTAATCAAGTTGTTTCTTCGTGTAATCTCTAATCCAGTCCGGAAGTTTTACTGTGCCGATATCTTCGCATTGTCTATGGTGGGTACAGCCCTCAGAGATAAGGATAGCATCATCATTTTTTAGGGATTCTAATGTTTTTGCTCCCCTTACTGCAGATTCCAGACTACCCTTATATCTTGCAAAAAGAATGGAAAAAGAAGTTAGGGGGATATCTTTTGGGGTATCATAGGATACCTTATTAAATACCTGACTGTCGGTAATCACCAGCCTTGGCTTTTTCCCCAAGTTTCTTAAGGTTTCCTTTAGTTCGGTTTCCTTTACTACAATGGCTATAGCATTAGCATCTAGAATATCACGGATGGTTTGCTGCTGTGGTAGTATAAGCCGTCCCTTAGGAGCGGCCTTATCTATGGGTGTTACTAGGACAACAAAATCCGAGGGGCTAATGAGGTCCTGAACAATTCTGCGGTCTGATCCCCGTGTTGATTCTATATTGGCGATTTTTCCTTTTAGGCTTTCAATATTGTATTTGGTTATAGCGCTAACGTAGATTTCCTTATCATTTCCTGATATCTTTTCAGCTACCAAATCGGATTTATTATAAACTACAATATAATTAATATCCCTTTTTTCAAATAAGGTGATTAATTCTTTATCTTCTGAAGCCTTACCCAGTGTAGCATCAATCACAAGTATTGCAATATCAATTTTATTAAGAACCTGATGGGTCTTTTTTATTCGTAGTTCTCCTAGTTCCCCTTCATCATCGATTCCAGGGGTATCGATAATCATCACAGGACCTAGGGGTAAAAGTTCCATAGATTTATAGATGGGGTCCGTGGTGGTCCCTTTTATATTGGAGACAACAGCAAGGTCCTGCCCTATAATGGCATTAACGATACTAGATTTGCCTACGTTTCTTCTTCCAAAAAACCCGATATGAACTCTATTTGCAGATGGCGTCTTATTAAGTCCCATGCTCATCCCCCCTAGAATCTAAAGTCACGGCTGCCATTTTCTATATCGATAATGTTTTGCCTTGCTATGTTTTTTACCTTCTCCTTTGGTATATTTTCTATTTCTTTTTGAATTAAGGCTTCACCGATTTTTTGTGTTTTGAGACTGGCATAATCTTCTACATATTCTTTAAGAGTCATCAGAGCATTAGGATGGCAGCAGTTTTGAATTTGTCCGCTTTTTATTAGACTCATAAATCTATCCCCTGTTCTACCTTCCCTATAGCAGGCAGTACAAAAGCTTGGGATATATCCTAACTCTATCAACCATTTGACAACCTCATCTAAAGTTCTTTTATCACTAGTATCGAATTGTTCAGTACCCTCATCCTCTATCTCAGTATCTGAATAACCCCCAACACTGGTTTTAGAACCACCGCTGATTTGGGAAACTCCTAGATGCAATACCCGTTCTCTACAAGCTTTACTTTCCCTGGTGGATACGATGATTCCTGTATAGGGCACTGCAATACGAATGCATGCTACTATTTTAGCAAATATATCATCACTTATCCCATTGTTAAAGGCACTAGGGTCAATATCATCGGCCTTTCGAATCCTCGGCACACTGATGGTATGGGGGCCTACTCCAAAAGTAGCCTCTAGATGTTCTGCATGCATGAGTAGGCCGGCAAATTCGTACCGATATAATTCAAGACCAAATAATACCCCTAGCCCCACATCATCTATGCCTCCTTTCATGGCTCTGTCCATTGCTTCGGTATGGTAGGCATAATCATGTTTTGGACCTGTAGGGTGAAGTTTTTCATAGCTCTTCTTATGATATGTTTCTTGGAAAAGGATGTATGTACCAATACCCGCTTCATGCAGCCTTTTATAGTTTTCAACGGTGGTTGCCGCAATATTAACGTTAACCCGTCTTATGGCACCGTTTTTATGTTTTATACTATAGATGGTATCAATAGATTCTAAAATATATTCGATAGGATTGTTGACGGGGTCTTCTCCTGATTCTATAGCAAGGCGCTTATGCCCCATATCCTGTAGGGCAATTACTTCTTTTCGAATCTCTTCCTGGGTCATTTTCTTCCTTGCTATATGCTTGTTTTTCATATGATAGGGGCAGTATACACAGCCATTTATGCAGTAATTGGAAAGGTATAAAGGGGCAAACATAACAATACGATTGCCATAAAAGTCCTTTTTAATTTGTTCCGCTAGGGCATAAATCTCCTGATTTTTTTCTTCGATTTCACAATCAAGTAAAACCAAGGCCTCTCTATAGCTTAGACCTTTTCTAAGTTTTGCCTTTTCGAGGATTTTGTCAATAAACTCTACATTGTTTTTGTTCTTGTCAGCGTACTCAAGGGTGTCAAGGATTTCTTCATGAGAAATAAATTCTTCTGCTTTTGGTGATTTTGGATTATACATTTAATTCCTCCTTCCGGGTCAGATTATTCTTTCCCGTTAGTTTTATTTAATAGTTTTAAACTATTATTCTATTTTATATGATATCTTTGAGTATGCAGTCTTTGTACTGATTCCGGAAAGCCTACCTAGCTTTCCGGAAAGGGCACTGACTATATCCTGTGGTGCATCAATTGCAATGCTTATAATATTAATGTTTTTTTCACGGTAAGGTAAACCCATTCTTCCAATAATATATCGACCATAATCATGAAGAATATTATTTAGTTTTTCAACAGATTCACTGCTTTCTACAATTATTCCTATAATAGCAACTCTAGTTTCCATAAAACCTCCAAAAAATTTAAATATTTAAAAAGGTAGTTGCCATGGCAAAGTATAGTAAAAGAGCAAGGGCATCTACAATCGTGGTTATTAAGGGACCCGCCATTATTGCAGGGTCTAACTTTAACTTTTTAGCGATTATAGGCAATACTCCTCCAACCACTTTTGCTAGGATCACCGTAGCAAAAAGACTTAGGCATACGGTTACTGATATAGCAAATTCTGCCCCTTCAAGATAATAAACCCTTAAGAAATTTACTACTGATAATACCACAGCTACGATTAAGCTAACCCTAAATTCTTTCCACAATACCTTTAGGATGTCTTTTAGTTCTATCTCTCCTAATGCCAATCCTCTAATAATCAAGGTTGAAGACTGAGAGCCGGCATTTCCTCCCGTATCCATAAGCATTGGGATAAACG
The window above is part of the Candidatus Epulonipiscium sp. genome. Proteins encoded here:
- a CDS encoding glutamate--cysteine ligase produces the protein MNWNFYNILRLFDYDDKTNLLLDGKWGLERETHRILTTGDIALTNHPSALGDKLKNPHITTDFGESQLEFITSPHYLIEEAYGELSEIHKKAEDVLENEILWSMSMPPRLPREEEIPISKFSNSIEGKTKEVYRKGLALRYGKKMQMISGIHYNFSFGKEFIQYLFENFGGNTDKRVFADKIYFAMARNFLKYRWILIYLFGASPNFDESYAPLSEGDFNYATSIRVSSLGYANSTKNKYKVTYNNLEGYIKDVKRLLATKSNFFSELGIYNLGEQVQLNDNILQSEGELYSYVRFKQVLQKGETHMEALSKKGVDYIEIRILDINPFEKVGISIGQLYFMQVFMLYCLFESPEEITDEILDLTDKNHEMAALYGKDCNLLMKDYNNQEITLQDWSKNIFRKLRYIAEAMDKKAKYKKYVDTINKEYEKIINPSKILSYKISDEMNKYGENFLEFGLRRAKLNTGIKKNK
- a CDS encoding SHOCT domain-containing protein, which encodes MGFYNCGFNNMRGLRYMHGHRSFGMPLMILLCIAIVAAVIYFLMRNRSSVSTINNVAVSSPKKEALDILLKRYAGGEISEEEFETKRKRIYQEL
- a CDS encoding permease, whose protein sequence is MPDKADVSVKNSMYYVYEMLQIMPVIFILTAIIEAWVPKEVIMNGFGEKAGIKGSFFSFLLGSFSAGPIYAAFPISKMLLKKGASIGNIVIILSSWAVIKIPMLANEAKFLGPKFMGIRWVLTVISIIIMACIVSLFVKKEDIPDEEEVDISKITEVRIDEDYCIGCGLCKKLSPEHFEMVDKKARWKKVKVDDMEIKKLRPVIEKCPSKAIGFK
- a CDS encoding permease, with product MDIFTKILWVIAIIAFITSLIKNKKKTIDAMKMSSGMMKNMAGQIIGILFLIGLVLTFIPPETISSMLGGGNVLFSTVIAALVGSITLIPAFVAFPLVGSFVNVGASIVPAVAFLTTLTMVGIVTFPLESKEFGVKFTLARNILSFVFAMGIALVMGVIM
- a CDS encoding cupin domain-containing protein yields the protein MLEKKYNYSIIDDKRIERIIDDENINLNHMVLPKGAALPEHYSNSNVYMIIVRGTLTIRLDEEKAHEYQRGQIINIPYNVKMNVGNNYDEVLEFFVVKSPNPKNYRG
- a CDS encoding Crp/Fnr family transcriptional regulator translates to MSIKNYINILTLTGLFNGFSSSELLNIFEKNQYIISKHKKNNIIHFESEKCIYWDIILKGEVIIQKIDEKGNVLTVTEFKVGDNIGGNLLFSKQPYYPMSVLSKSNVDILHINKKLVLELCQNNQDFLIRFLTCISDKTAILTSKIKSISMKTIRESIVEFLKYEYYAQNNPKIKINMTKKELAEKLGVQRTSLSRELGKMKKDGLVLYDQKTITICDLKMIKKT
- a CDS encoding DUF218 domain-containing protein, with amino-acid sequence MRISTGLRIRRFIRWIKKVLLISVATVVVSIVTVFGINNYVQVSVKDKIIPSVEDIDFKADCILILGAGIWNNSTPSHMLEDRLLQGIELYDMGASDRLLMSGDHGRKEYDEVNVMKKFAIDLGVPSEHIFMDHAGFSTYESIYRARDIFKAEKIFIVTQEYHLYRALYVAKSLGLEAYGVPSDPRQYIGQDYRNAREVLARVKDFTYGIFKPKPKYIGEVIPVSGDGNLTND
- the hydF gene encoding [FeFe] hydrogenase H-cluster maturation GTPase HydF, giving the protein MGLNKTPSANRVHIGFFGRRNVGKSSIVNAIIGQDLAVVSNIKGTTTDPIYKSMELLPLGPVMIIDTPGIDDEGELGELRIKKTHQVLNKIDIAILVIDATLGKASEDKELITLFEKRDINYIVVYNKSDLVAEKISGNDKEIYVSAITKYNIESLKGKIANIESTRGSDRRIVQDLISPSDFVVLVTPIDKAAPKGRLILPQQQTIRDILDANAIAIVVKETELKETLRNLGKKPRLVITDSQVFNKVSYDTPKDIPLTSFSILFARYKGSLESAVRGAKTLESLKNDDAILISEGCTHHRQCEDIGTVKLPDWIRDYTKKQLDYQFTSGTQFPEDLSKYKLIIHCGGCMLNEREMKYRIKSAQDQNIPITNYGILIAHMEGILERSIEMF
- the hydG gene encoding [FeFe] hydrogenase H-cluster radical SAM maturase HydG yields the protein MYNPKSPKAEEFISHEEILDTLEYADKNKNNVEFIDKILEKAKLRKGLSYREALVLLDCEIEEKNQEIYALAEQIKKDFYGNRIVMFAPLYLSNYCINGCVYCPYHMKNKHIARKKMTQEEIRKEVIALQDMGHKRLAIESGEDPVNNPIEYILESIDTIYSIKHKNGAIRRVNVNIAATTVENYKRLHEAGIGTYILFQETYHKKSYEKLHPTGPKHDYAYHTEAMDRAMKGGIDDVGLGVLFGLELYRYEFAGLLMHAEHLEATFGVGPHTISVPRIRKADDIDPSAFNNGISDDIFAKIVACIRIAVPYTGIIVSTRESKACRERVLHLGVSQISGGSKTSVGGYSDTEIEDEGTEQFDTSDKRTLDEVVKWLIELGYIPSFCTACYREGRTGDRFMSLIKSGQIQNCCHPNALMTLKEYVEDYASLKTQKIGEALIQKEIENIPKEKVKNIARQNIIDIENGSRDFRF
- a CDS encoding iron-only hydrogenase system regulator — encoded protein: METRVAIIGIIVESSESVEKLNNILHDYGRYIIGRMGLPYREKNINIISIAIDAPQDIVSALSGKLGRLSGISTKTAYSKISYKIE